TTGCGGGCGATTTTCGATGCCACGGCATTCAAGGTCGTCATCGATTTCACCGCGGCATCGACGCTTTCTTGCGAAGCCTTGCCGCGTTTGAGCGCCGTTGTGATAATGCCGGTGCCAAGCGGCTTGGTGAGCACCAGCGCGTCGCCCTCCTGCACGCCGACGTTGCGGAAAATCTTGTCGGGATGAATCGTGCCGGTCACCGCCATGCCGAATTTGATCTCTTCGTCGATGATGCTGTGGCCGCCGATGACCACCGCGCCGCTTTCTTTGACCTTATCGGCGCCGCCCTTGAGAATTTCGCCGAGGATGTCGATGTCCATCTTGTCCTTGGGAAAGCAGACGATGTTCATGCAGGTCTTGGGTTCGCCGCCCATGGCGTAAACATCACTCAGGGCGTTGGTCGCAGAAATTTGCCCAAAGACATACGGATCGTCGACGATGGGCGTGAAAAAATCCACCGTGTTGACGATCGCCAAGTCGGCGCTCAGCCGGTACACCCCGGCGTCATCGCCGGTTTCAGTGCCGACGAGCATGTCGGGATTGTCGAATTTCGGTAGCTCGTGCAACACTTGCACGAGGTCGGCCGGGCCGAGCTTAGCCGCTCAACCCGCGGCTTTAACCGATTGCGTTAACCGTACGGTTTTTCTCTTTCCAAGCAGCATAGCCTGGTACTCTAGTGGGAACTCTGCGACTTTTCAATGCGTGCTGGGTTTGGCGGCGGGGGCTTTCAGTTTGCGCACATCGCCGATGCGAATCGTCAGCCCATCGCGATCAAAAAACTCCAGCAGGGGAATCGTATATTTGCGACTCGAATTGATCAGGTCGCGGAATGACGCCGCGCTGATCTCGCCTTTTTGTGTCAAGTAATTCTTTAAAGTGGCGCGCAGCTGCTCGATGCTCGAAGCGGAAAAATACATGTCGCTGCTGACGCGCACGATCGAGCCGTCCCGCTCGAGTAGCCGCAAAACCTCCATCAAACGATTGCGCGGCACGCCCGCCTGCTTTTCGATCTCCTTCAAATCCGGCGGCGCCAGCGGCTGCTCGCCAAGAATCTTCTTGATCTTGTCCATCAAGGTTTTTTCTTGACCGCCCAGTTGCACTTTGTGGCTAGCCAGCCGCAGCAGGTTTTCTTCCTTGGCAATCGCCTTCTCATTGATCAGCGTGTCGACCACCACGCGGAAAATTTTTGCTGAAAGATCGAATAGCAACTTGCCGCGCAGCTCTTCCATGTCCATGCCGGGCACGAGCGGATGGGTCGCATGAAATTCTTTGAGAGTCTTCTGGAGCTGCTCCTTCAGACGCTCCCATTTGGCCGCCGTCGTAAACGCCTTCTCGCCTTCGGCGTTGATCGCGCGCAGGCTTTTCATCGCCTCGACCTTCTGCCGGGTCTCTTCTTCGCGCAGGTTTAAAAACTGATTGATGGTCTCAACCGACGATGCGAAGGATTCACTCTCGTTCAGAAAAGACTCGGTGAGTTGCAAAACATCGCCCTTGTGCAGCGCTGCGAGTCTCGCTGTGAGATCTTCCTCGTTCCGCCGGTGCCGCTGCGCCCAAGGGTTAATCAC
This region of Deltaproteobacteria bacterium genomic DNA includes:
- the selD gene encoding selenide, water dikinase SelD codes for the protein MQVLHELPKFDNPDMLVGTETGDDAGVYRLSADLAIVNTVDFFTPIVDDPYVFGQISATNALSDVYAMGGEPKTCMNIVCFPKDKMDIDILGEILKGGADKVKESGAVVIGGHSIIDEEIKFGMAVTGTIHPDKIFRNVGVQEGDALVLTKPLGTGIITTALKRGKASQESVDAAVKSMTTLNAVASKIARKYPVHACSDITGFGVMGHGMGMAHGSGVTLVFESAKLPLLPDAVRLAEKGYITGGCKRTRDYLGDKMSVDKSVSEGLLEIALDPQTSGGLMIAIAKRQVAELISDLHAAGVTEAVEIGYATSLQKPWVRLV